Proteins found in one Kluyveromyces marxianus DMKU3-1042 DNA, complete genome, chromosome 2 genomic segment:
- the RMD9 gene encoding uncharacterized protein has protein sequence MFRLVQQQTLKTRVQVPNQFVSASRNSLNSQFRFNSAVALDINASQDPAAAAAAAAGLKSPSDRSSSKGFESNEVIERNVKKVRNLRKNIKFDNFKKSANYAKLNALDDCLARGLEASMARQGDGRYTEHTNMFWDSVNTAMNLYRDLTSMNDLTAMRASRVIQLLHIALKINRTQLTSMNKKPDYDSQSFHKEMTNYLCESLREISADILGGRVGVTEHGASHLLSSFKELLLYEETLNIWRSAVNSDNKDIVKPFMYPNVVGVVLPLLYENGTSFDEIKTLYEKSANIVPHRQGPSPNLILGMIKTSLAANENEHALALFQEMCTAEGSAASPYAALTGTHLAFIGECKDLFVAKSFFERALSKEMPYKINLQVSSVKQLIQNIWDQTHDFNEVVDVWVKATRYYGQKVSHGISSSLNSKFISIFFENYVNDKVAGLEHLKELINAYNDMKAIDEPFLNIILTKCTVWKDKNIIESLEKLYELYHIPKTIVTYRIILKAMGSIDVSNEVITDRWIQLIKKADQIGQTYIANADWAALRDATVTYAEKDFQANKKNISANGSAGFGMTRQDSYNPALEAANASGAFDDFNEPCSTGNGQPQTLTGANNSSSSEQDKDDRVLLYYKLVKRYGGYCRDAKQYSRITTGIASNFEVAVQYLPILNSLDVSSMYVPPLTNFQLKH, from the coding sequence ATGTTCAGACTTGTTCAACAGCAGACTCTAAAGACTAGGGTGCAAGTGCCCAACCAGTTTGTTTCTGCGTCGAGAAACTCACTGAACTCGCAGTTTCGTTTTAATAGTGCTGTGGCGTTAGATATCAATGCGAGCCAGGATCCTGCGGCCGCAGctgcagcagcagctggATTGAAATCTCCATCGGATAGAAGTTCATCAAAAGGGTTCGAGAGCAATGAGGTAATTGAAAGGAATGTCAAGAAGGTGCGTAATTTGAGGAAGAATATTAAGTTCGATAACTTCAAGAAGTCAGCTAACTATGCGAAGTTGAATGCCTTGGATGACTGTCTGGCCAGAGGGTTGGAAGCGTCGATGGCTCGTCAAGGCGATGGTAGATACACGGAACACACCAACATGTTTTGGGATTCTGTGAACACTGCTATGAATCTTTACCGGGACTTGACGTCTATGAACGATTTGACCGCTATGCGTGCTAGCCGTGTGATTCAGTTGCTACATATTGCTTTGAAGATTAACCGTACGCAGTTGACCAGTATGAATAAGAAACCGGATTATGACTCGCAATCTTTCCACAAGGAGATGACCAACTACTTGTGCGAGTCGTTAAGAGAGATCTCAGCAGATATTCTGGGCGGACGTGTCGGAGTAACGGAACACGGTGCCTCCCACCTACTATCTTCTTTCAAGGAGTTGCTACTGTATGAGGAAACTTTGAACATCTGGAGATCTGCAGTGAACTCGGATAATAAGGATATCGTGAAGCCATTCATGTATCCTAACGTTGTCGGTGTTGTTCTCCCCTTGCTATACGAGAACGGTACCTCTTTCGACGAAATCAAGACTTTGTACGAAAAGTCCGCTAACATAGTGCCTCACAGACAAGGACCTAGCCCCAACCTTATCTTGGGTATGATCAAGACCTCATTAGCTGCTAACGAAAACGAACACGCATTGGCTCTCTTCCAAGAAATGTGCACTGCAGAAGGATCTGCAGCTTCTCCATATGCTGCCTTGACCGGTACCCATTTGGCTTTCATTGGTGAGTGTAAGGATTTGTTCGTCGCCAAGAGCTTCTTCGAGAGGGCCTTGAGCAAGGAAATGCCTTACAAGATCAACTTGCAAGTATCTTCTGTCAAGCAGTTAATTCAGAATATTTGGGATCAAACCCACGACTTTAACGAAGTTGTTGACGTTTGGGTCAAAGCAACTAGATACTACGGCCAAAAGGTGTCTCACGGTATCTCCTCCTCCTTGAACTCCAAGTTCATTTCCATCTTTTTTGAGAACTATGTCAACGATAAGGTTGCCGGCTTGGAACACTTAAAGGAACTCATCAACGCCTATAATGACATGAAGGCCATCGATGAGCCTTTCCTAAACATTATCTTGACCAAGTGTACCGTGTGGAAGGACAAGAATATCATTGAGTCTTTGGAAAAACTTTACGAACTATACCACATTCCAAAGACCATTGTCACCTACCGTATCATCTTAAAGGCTATGGGAAGTATCGATGTCTCTAATGAGGTTATCACTGACAGATGGATCCAACTTATTAAGAAGGCAGACCAAATCGGCCAAACTTACATCGCTAACGCTGACTGGGCTGCTTTGAGAGATGCCACTGTTACATACGCTGAAAAGGATTTCCAAGcaaataagaaaaatatcTCGGCTAATGGTTCTGCAGGTTTCGGTATGACTAGACAGGACTCCTACAACCCAGCCTTGGAAGCCGCTAACGCCAGTGGTGCCTTTGATGACTTTAATGAACCTTGTTCGACTGGTAACGGACAGCCCCAAACTTTAACTGGTGCCAACAACAGTAGCAGCAGTGAACAAGATAAAGATGACAGAGTTCTTCTCTACTATAAACTAGTCAAACGTTACGGAGGCTACTGCAGAGACGCTAAACAATATTCACGTATAACAACTGGTATCGCTTCCAACTTCGAAGTCGCTGTTCAGTATTTGCCAATCCTAAACTCGTTGGATGTATCCTCTATGTACGTCCCACCACTAACGAATTTCCAATTGAAACATTGA
- the MLC1 gene encoding Mlc1p translates to MSRINKDIFTLFDKQAKGSISKVQVGDYLRAIGYNPTNALVEEIVANSGDEVTLSDLESLVKNNEEKLEQTTQGKVEDFVKAFQVFDKDGTGKVTPGDIRYLLTGLGERLTDEEVDELMKGIEIDSDGLIDYKKFVEDVLRQ, encoded by the coding sequence ATGTCGAGAATCAACAAAGATATATTCACGCTTTTTGATAAGCAGGCCAAAGGGTCCATTAGCAAAGTTCAAGTTGGAGACTACTTGAGAGCGATTGGATACAACCCAACAAATGCTCTAGTGGAGGAGATTGTGGCTAATTCTGGGGACGAGGTTACGTTGAGTGATTTGGAGAGTCTTGTGAAGAATAACGAGGAGAAATTGGAGCAAACTACACAGGGCAAAGTAGAAGATTTTGTGAAGGCGTTCCAGGTGTTCGACAAGGACGGCACGGGCAAGGTGACCCCTGGTGACATTAGATACTTGTTGACTGGTCTAGGGGAGAGACTTAcggatgaagaagttgacgAATTGATGAAGGGTATCGAGATAGATTCCGATGGGTTGATCGATTACAAGAAGTTCGTGGAAGATGTTTTGAGACAGTGA
- the ERT1 gene encoding Ert1p: MVSKRKVAVACVHCAKSHVTCNEGRPCSRCVKKGLQDSCVDAPRKRVKYLQDVPEDQLPSVLRSSKSQAVSVEKKAKVEPAMGMESFGNGQNNPETQHTLSNGQIAHKPRFLSNAADSEYSILSDIIHGDSLFNKIPVNFLYSNPLEQTPSPLNHRDPQSTDAENELQLSFRLRAKQMNQIRGDVKAIYSTLFGPESSWLLNTDPMSIHSRLYTMHFPLEPQKSMDGTLDFKRAAIGALTSHVTKFDKTINQYYLNFHNTFPEVHDSRQVPNLSYALEVEPPEMRDIPHDIDVPHTLRFTTPSEIYSLVQTAFPSTTGFHALLRYLKRRFGKTELVEMCRYLAELRPIFIASTIDLTDEDMIFMEKTHQRTLLEYDKFISQLGTPTCVWRRNGQISYVNDEFSLLTGWNRLELLNKMTFMVELMDDDTVMEYFKTFTRVAYQDFKGAETMRVCNLLTPIKGTVIKCRCLWTLKRDAFGLPMMIIGNFMPILSTPEDGNGY; the protein is encoded by the coding sequence ATGGTATCAAAAAGGAAAGTGGCAGTAGCGTGCGTGCACTGTGCCAAGTCCCATGTGACGTGCAACGAGGGGAGGCCGTGTAGCCGGTGTGTTAAGAAAGGGCTTCAGGATAGCTGTGTCGATGCACCAAGAAAACGAGTGAAGTATCTCCAAGATGTGCCTGAAGATCAACTTCCAAGTGTGCTGAGGTCGAGTAAATCGCAGGCTGTTTCCgtggaaaagaaagccaAGGTGGAACCAGCGATGGGTATGGAGTCATTTGGCAACGGTCAAAATAATCCTGAGACGCAGCATACGCTCAGTAACGGTCAGATAGCGCATAAACCGAGGTTTTTGTCGAATGCAGCAGATTCGGAGTATTCGATCCTTTCGGATATCATCCATGGCGACTCACTATTCAACAAGATCCCGGTGAACTTTCTGTACTCTAATCCATTGGAACAAACGCCCAGTCCGCTAAACCACAGGGACCCACAGAGCACAGATGCGGAAAATGAGTTGCAGTTGTCGTTTCGGTTGCGAGCGAAACAGATGAACCAGATTAGAGGGGACGTGAAGGCGATATACTCGACGTTATTTGGGCCAGAGTCTAGCTGGCTTCTGAATACGGACCCCATGTCGATACACTCGCGACTATATACGATGCACTTCCCATTGGAACCTCAAAAGAGCATGGACGGAACCCTTGACTTTAAGAGAGCAGCAATTGGAGCGTTGACGTCACACGTCACTAAGTTCGACAAGACCATAAATCAGTACTACTTGAACTTTCACAACACATTCCCGGAGGTGCATGATTCCCGACAGGTACCGAACCTTTCGTATGCTCTCGAGGTAGAGCCTCCCGAGATGAGAGACATCCCACATGACATAGATGTGCCGCACACGCTACGATTTACGACCCCTTCTGAAATATACTCCTTGGTGCAGACGGCTTTCCCGAGCACCACGGGGTTCCATGCGTTGTTGCGGTACTTGAAACGGAGGTTCGGCAAGACGGAGCTCGTGGAGATGTGCCGGTATCTTGCTGAACTCCGGCCAATTTTTATTGCTAGCACGATCGACTTGACTGATGAGGACATGATATTTATGGAAAAAACACACCAACGGACGCTTTTAGAGTATGACAAGTTCATTTCCCAGTTAGGGACGCCGACTTGTGTGTGGAGGCGTAACGGACAAATCAGCTACGTGAACGACGAGTTCTCGTTGCTCACAGGCTGGAACCGGCTCGAGCTGCTCAACAAGATGACGTTCATGGTAGAGTTGATGGACGACGATACAGTGATGGAATACTTCAAGACCTTCACACGTGTGGCCTACCAGGACTTTAAAGGTGCGGAAACAATGCGGGTGTGCAACTTGTTGACCCCGATCAAGGGCACAGTGATAAAATGTCGCTGTCTCTGGACCCTAAAGAGAGACGCGTTCGGCTTGCCTATGATGATAATAGGCAACTTCATGCCCATTCTAAGCACTCCAGAGGACGGAAACGGGTATTAA
- the ARC1 gene encoding Arc1p: protein MSSDLLNKFSALSIAEPTLTQEQKGLQAQWDSVAKSGNVQGSIDELNLHLRDHSFVLGTAKPSVSDVLLFEHVLPVVKEITHSSKDVKGNYAKYRHVLRWAQYLDSLLQLDDLKLNLDLDLPREVIEKKKKEASGEGAAAAPAGDKKDKKEKKEKKDKGGDSKQPRGKPDEETLKKLREEAKAKKAAKKAANAQQEQAKAQEQAKISAGVIDFRVGFIQKAIKHPDADSLYVSTIDVGDEEGPRTVCSGLVKYFPLEAMQERYVVVVCNLKPVNMRGIKSTAMVLCGSDENSVEFVEPPAGSKAGDKVFFEGFGDEEPLKQLNPKKKIWEQLQPHFTTNEQLEVIFKDDEDKDHPVRKLTNKNGDVFKVASISNACVR, encoded by the coding sequence ATGTCATCTGATTTATTGAATAAATTCTCTGCTTTATCTATTGCAGAACCAACCTTGACCCAAGAACAAAAGGGTTTGCAAGCACAATGGGACTCTGTTGCGAAGTCTGGTAATGTTCAAGGTAGCATTGACGAGTTGAACCTACATTTGAGAGACCAcagttttgttttgggtACTGCTAAGCCAAGCGTGAGCGACGTTTTGTTGTTCGAACATGTTTTGCCAGTGGTTAAGGAAATCACTCATTCTTCGAAGGATGTGAAGGGCAACTACGCCAAGTACAGACACGTTTTGAGATGGGCCCAATACCTAGACTCTCTGTTACAATTGGATGACTTGAAGTTGAACTTGGACTTGGATCTTCCTCGTGAAGTGAtcgagaagaagaagaaggaagccTCTGGCGAgggtgctgctgctgctccagcAGGTgacaagaaggacaagaaggagaagaaggagaagaaggacaagGGTGGTGACAGCAAGCAGCCAAGAGGTAAGCCAGACGAAgagactttgaagaagttgagaGAGgaggccaaggccaagaaggCTGCTAAGAAGGCTGCCAACGcacaacaagaacaagccAAGGCTCAAGAGCAAGCCAAGATCTCTGCTGGTGTCATTGACTTCCGTGTTGGTTTCATCCAAAAGGCTATCAAGCACCCAGATGCCGACTCCTTATACGTTTCCACCATCGATGTTGGTGACGAAGAGGGCCCAAGAACCGTTTGTTCTGGTTTGGTCAAGTACTTCCCATTGGAAGCCATGCAAGAGCGTTacgttgttgttgtatgCAACTTGAAGCCAGTGAACATGAGAGGTATCAAGTCTACTGCCATGGTTTTGTGTGGTTCTGACGAAAACAGCGTTGAGTTTGTCGAGCCACCTGCTGGATCCAAGGCCGGTGACAAGGTATTCTTTGAAGGTTTCGGCGACGAAGAGCCTCTAAAACAATTGAAcccaaagaagaagatctggGAGCAATTGCAACCACACTTCACCACTAACGAGCAACTTGAGGTTATTTTCAAGGATGATGAGGACAAGGACCACCCAGTTAGAAAGCTAACAAACAAGAACGGCGATGTGTTCAAGGTCGCTTCCATTTCTAACGCTTGTGTTCGTTAG
- the TRX3 gene encoding Trx3p gives MLARTVYRSGMRPLGLGPSVGLRFAQLRLQSSTSSSSTISHISNLQEFETAMKQQNISVVDFFATWCGPCKMVAPHLQKLSEKYPDVKFYKVDVDESPDIAGALGVSAMPTFMLFREGKGLGKIVGADPRGVEEAVKHFRKLHGSSSSSS, from the coding sequence ATGCTTGCTAGAACAGTATATAGATCGGGCATGAGACCATTGGGCCTAGGCCCAAGCGTTGGGCTGCGCTTCGCGCAGCTAAGACTGCAATCTTCCACCAGTAGTAGTTCCACGATCAGCCATATCTCCAATCTGCAGGAGTTTGAAACGGCTATGAAACAGCAGAATATCTCGGTAGTGGACTTCTTCGCAACATGGTGCGGGCCCTGTAAGATGGTGGCCCCTCACTTGCAGAAGCTCAGCGAGAAGTACCCGGACGTGAAGTTCTACAAGGTGGATGTGGATGAGTCTCCGGACATTGCCGGAGCTTTGGGAGTTTCTGCGATGCCTACGTTTATGCTATTTAGAGAGGGCAAAGGGTTGGGCAAGATTGTTGGTGCGGACCCTAGAGGCGTGGAGGAAGCTGTGAAGCACTTTCGCAAGTTGCATGggtcgtcgtcgtcgtcgtcataA
- the COQ2 gene encoding 4-hydroxybenzoate octaprenyltransferase has protein sequence MLMLNGLVRSSFRNSIKCGVKTLGSGYRSTGFQYQLARFQSVKSGSSGGSAPAVFTEKELQEAREARLKGLGPYVSKLPAKWIPYAELMRLEKPVGTWLLYIPCTWAITIAAIETHAPLGSTLWMLGLFGVGAVIMRGAGCTINDLCDRNLDNKVIRSVERPIASGRVSPGKAVAFLGAQTALGMGILAQLPADCWYLGLASLPIVFTYPLFKRFTYYPQAALSACFNWGSLLGFPAMGIMDWSTMVPLYVSTYLWCMIYDTIYAHQDKKFDIKAGIKSTALAWGQNTKKVCTSLGVVQMGALGLAGLNSGLLLGPGFLCGMGIFAYRLFDMIKRVDLDDPANCWKWFQSNIKTGMLFSVALFFDYVLQLCGWL, from the coding sequence ATGCTAATGCTCAATGGGTTGGTGAGAAGTAGTTTTCGTAACAGTATTAAATGCGGTGTGAAGACACTAGGGTCTGGATACAGATCTACGGGTTTTCAGTATCAGTTAGCACGTTTCCAGAGTGTTAAAAGCGGTAGTTCTGGTGGTAGTGCGCCTGCTGTTTTTACGGAGAAGGAGTTACAAGAGGCTCGAGAGGCCAGGTTGAAGGGTTTGGGCCCATATGTGTCCAAGTTACCAGCTAAATGGATTCCATATGCAGAACTAATGAGGCTTGAAAAGCCAGTGGGGACGTGGTTGTTGTACATTCCATGTACGTGGGCTATCACGATTGCTGCTATTGAGACGCACGCGCCTCTTGGCAGTACTTTGTGGATGTTGGGGTTGTTTGGTGTTGGTGCAGTGATTATGAGAGGAGCAGGGTGTACGATCAACGACTTGTGCGACAGAAACCTCGACAACAAGGTGATCAGATCTGTTGAGAGGCCAATTGCGAGCGGGAGGGTTTCTCCGGGGAAAGCAGTAGCGTTCTTGGGGGCACAAACGGCTTTAGGTATGGGGATTCTTGCGCAATTGCCGGCTGATTGTTGGTACCTCGGACTAGCGTCTTTGCCCATTGTGTTCACGTATCCTTTGTTCAAGAGGTTCACGTATTACCCACAGGCGGCTCTTTCTGCGTGTTTCAACTGGGGGTCTCTATTGGGATTCCCAGCTATGGGTATCATGGATTGGTCGACAATGGTTCCGTTGTATGTTAGCACGTACTTGTGGTGTATGATATATGATACGATATATGCGCATCAGGACAAGAAATTCGACATCAAGGCGGGTATAAAGTCCACAGCCTTGGCGTGGGGCCAGAACACGAAGAAAGTGTGTACCTCTCTCGGTGTGGTTCAAATGGGTGCGCTAGGATTGGCTGGTTTGAACAGTGGGCTGTTATTGGGGCCTGGGTTCCTTTGCGGGATGGGTATATTTGCATATAGGTTGTTTGATATGATCAAAAGGGTTGATTTGGATGACCCAGCCAATTGCTGGAAGTGGTTCCAAAGCAACATCAAGACGGGTATGCTCTTCTCTGTTGCGTTGTTTTTCGATTACGTGTTACAACTGTGCGGCTGGTTGTGA
- the MVD1 gene encoding diphosphomevalonate decarboxylase MVD1, which yields MTVYSASTTAPVNIATLKYWGKRDKVLNLPTNSSISVTLSQEDLRTLTTATTSPEFEKDQLWLNGKEESLGSERTQHCLQDLRQLRRELEEKDASLPKFSEWKLHIASENNFPTAAGLASSAAGFAALIKAIAKLYELPQSDSELSKIARKGSGSACRSLFGGYVAWEMGELEDGSDSKAVEIGSLDHWPEMKAAILVVSADKKDTPSTSGMQLTVKTSDLFQERINRVVPERFIQMKKSIVEKDFPTFAELTMKDSNSFHATCLDSFPPIFYLNDTSKKIIKLCHAINEFYNETVVAYTFDAGPNAVLYYLEQNEEKLFAFLHPLFQSVEGWESKYTKDQLSQFDAKFETLKNNVNFYLDYELHTGVTKVILTRVGPGPQDTDLSLIDTQTGLPNK from the coding sequence ATGACAGTTTACAGTGCTTCTACTACAGCTCCTGTGAATATTGCTACTTTGAAATACTGGGGTAAAAGGGATAAGGTATTGAATTTGCCAACGAACTCTTCTATATCGGTGACATTATCTCAAGAAGATCTCCGTACTTTGACGACTGCTACCACGTCTCCAGAGTTCGAGAAGGACCAGCTATGGTTGAATGGTAAGGAGGAATCGTTGGGGAGCGAGAGAACGCAGCATTGTTTGCAAGATTTGCGTCAATTGAGACGCGAACTGGAAGAAAAGGACGCATCTTTGCCTAAGTTCTCAGAATGGAAGTTGCACATTGCGAGTGAGAACAACTTCCCAACAGCAGCGGGGCTAGCCTCTTCTGCAGCTGGTTTTGCTGCTCTTATCAAGGCCATTGCCAAGCTATACGAGCTACCACAATCCGACTCTGAGTTGTCCAAGATTGCCAGAAAGGGTTCCGGGTCTGCTTGCAGATCGTTGTTTGGTGGTTATGTGGCGTGGGAAATGGGTGAATTGGAGGACGGTAGCGACAGTAAAGCTGTGGAAATTGGGTCTCTTGATCACTGGCCGGAAATGAAGGCGGCTATTTTGGTCGTAAGTGCTGACAAGAAGGATACCCCATCCACCAGCGGTATGCAGTTGACTGTGAAAACTTCAGACTTGTTCCAAGAACGTATCAACAGAGTTGTGCCAGAAAGATTCAtccagatgaagaagtctATTGTGGAGAAGGATTTCCCAACTTTCGCTGAACTAACCATGAAGGATTCCAACTCGTTCCACGCGACATGCTTGGACTCTTTCCCCCCAATTTTCTACTTGAACGATACCTCCAAGAAGATTATCAAGCTATGCCATGCCATCAATGAGTTCTACAACGAAACTGTGGTCGCTTACACCTTTGATGCTGGTCCAAATGCAGTTCTATACTACTTGGAACAGAATGAGGAGAAATTGTTTGCTTTCTTGCATCCTCTATTCCAGAGTGTGGAAGGGTGGGAATCCAAGTACACTAAGGACCAACTATCGCAATTCGATGCTAAGTTTgagactttgaagaacaacGTTAACTTCTACTTGGATTACGAACTACACACTGGTGTGACTAAGGTTATCCTAACCAGAGTTGGTCCTGGCCCACAAGATACTGACTTAAGTTTGATCGATACCCAAACTGGTTTGCCAAACAAATAA
- the TUP1 gene encoding chromatin-silencing transcriptional regulator TUP1 — MSSVAAAQNKINDLLEAIRQEFANVSQEANSYRLQNQKDYDFKINQQLAEMQQVRNSVYELELTHRKMKDAYEEEINRLKLELEQKDRQLASLAHGGGVGGVTPQVPQLGRNGAQGNQNQAPPNIPQPMVSQNVGGGMSSQMAPLNPQHTQQATSNAGEQAAANLAPVAQQQQQTLPSVPVPAQSAVQPQPQHPAQAQAQAPVQAPVGAVEPQGATVTPNGTNTQQQQQQQPQQQQPASTASTAPATASTAPPTSAPSEQVAQAAAGGQTGQDHYLVPANQRAVHAKPIPPFLLDLDSQLVPPHLKKQNNDYYVLYNPALPTDLDVELHMSLDHSSVVCCVRFSSDGEYLATGCNKTTQVYKVSTGELVARLSDDSASQPQQPAQSGSGEAAGANGNGAGSEEDASNNQNSAAATASSDLYIRSVCFSPDGKFLATGAEDKLIRIWDLESKKIVMTLKGHEQDIYSLDYFPSGNKLVSGSGDRTVRIWDLTTGTCSLTLSIEDGVTTVAVSPGEGKFIAAGSLDRTVRVWDSDTGFLVERLDSENELGTGHRDSVYSVVFTRDGKGVVSGSLDRSVKLWNLNGLSGQKSHAECEVTYTGHKDFVLSVATTQNDEYILSGSKDRGVLFWDTKSGNPLLMLQGHRNSVISVTVANGHPLGPEYGVFATGSGDCKARIWKYSKKNPQQNSTQIKEIKE; from the coding sequence ATGAGTAGTGTTGCCGCAGCACAGAATAAGATCAACGACTTGCTGGAGGCGATCAGACAAGAGTTTGCGAATGTGTCGCAGGAAGCGAACTCGTATCGTTTGCAAAACCAGAAGGACTatgatttcaaaatcaaccaGCAGTTGGCTGAAATGCAACAGGTTCGTAACTCTGTATACGAGTTAGAGTTGACGCACAGGAAGATGAAGGATGCTTATGAGGAGGAGATCAACAGGTTGAAGCTAGAACTGGAACAAAAGGATCGTCAATTGGCTTCTCTAGCCCACGGTGGTGGTGTGGGTGGTGTTACTCCGCAAGTGCCTCAACTAGGCAGAAACGGCGCACAGGGCAACCAGAATCAAGCCCCACCTAATATTCCTCAACCTATGGTTTCTCAAAATGTTGGCGGTGGTATGTCTTCGCAGATGGCTCCATTGAACCCACAACACACGCAGCAGGCGACTTCGAATGCAGGAGAACAGGCTGCAGCCAATTTGGCACCAGTTGcgcagcaacagcaacagaCATTACCATCTGTGCCAGTTCCTGCTCAATCTGCTGTCCAACCTCAACCTCAACATCCAGCTCAGGCTCAGGCTCAGGCCCCAGTTCAGGCCCCAGTGGGTGCTGTAGAGCCACAAGGCGCAACAGTGACACCAAACGGTACCAATAcgcagcaacaacaacaacaacaaccacaacaacaacagccGGCTAGCACGGCATCTACTGCCCCTGCCACTGCATCCACTGCCCCACCTACTTCTGCTCCTTCTGAACAAGTTGCTCAAGCAGCTGCCGGTGGCCAGACTGGACAAGACCACTACTTGGTTCCAGCTAACCAAAGAGCTGTCCATGCTAAGCCAATTCCTCCATTCTTGTTAGACTTGGACTCCCAACTGGTCCCACctcatttgaagaaacagaacaaTGACTACTATGTGCTTTACAACCCAGCGCTACCTACAGACTTGGATGTGGAACTACACATGTCTTTGGATCACTCGTCTGTTGTTTGTTGCGTGAGATTCAGTTCAGACGGTGAATATTTGGCTACTGGTTGTAACAAGACCACTCAAGTCTACAAGGTCTCCACTGGTGAATTGGTTGCTAGACTTTCTGATGATTCCGCTTCTCAACCTCAACAGCCAGCCCAATCTGGCTCAGGGGAAGCGGCAGGTGCCAACGGCAATGGAGCAGGTTCGGAGGAGGATGCTTCAAATAACCAAAACTCTGCAGCTGCTACTGCTTCCTCAGACTTATACATTCGTTCCGTTTGTTTCTCTCCTGACGGTAAGTTCTTGGCTACTGGTGCAGAAGATAAGTTAATCAGAATCTGGGATTTGGAAAGCAAGAAGATCGTTATGACGTTGAAGGGTCACGAGCAAGATATTTATTCGTTAGACTACTTCCCATCAGGAAATAAGTTAGTGTCTGGTTCTGGCGACCGCACTGTTAGAATATGGGATTTGACTACCGGGACTTGTTCCTTGACACTATCAATTGAAGATGGTGTTACCACTGTTGCTGTCTCGCCAGGAGAAGGTAAGTTCATTGCCGCTGGTTCTTTGGACCGTACAGTTAGAGTTTGGGATTCAGACACTGGGTTCCTCGTAGAGAGATTAGATTCTGAAAACGAACTCGGTACAGGTCATAGAGACTCGGTATACTCCGTCGTGTTTACAAGAGATGGTAAAGGAGTTGTCTCTGGTTCTTTGGACAGATCAGTCAAACTATGGAACCTAAATGGTCTAAGTGGCCAAAAGAGTCATGCAGAATGTGAAGTCACATACACTGGACATAAGGATTTCGTTTTGTCTGTGGCTACTACACAAAATGACGAGTATATACTTTCTGGTTCAAAAGACCGGGGTGTTTTGTTCTGGGATACAAAATCCGGTAACCCACTACTGATGTTGCAAGGACATAGAAACTCTGTTATCTCTGTCACTGTTGCTAACGGTCACCCACTCGGTCCAGAATATGGTGTGTTTGCTACTGGTAGCGGTGACTGTAAGGCTAGAATTTGGAAATACTCCAAGAAGAACCCTCAACAAAACTCAACACAGATAAAGGAGattaaagaataa
- the CSM1 gene encoding Csm1p, with translation MDALAEYKESVQDRLDKADLAVQGVLNENVKLQRQLELKQQEIESLKEQLASERNRAETAESEKGDAEEQNEILKDLFEQLCGVRIHKTYEDDLGLWFDTSQGNKHGIMDYKLGFVKGKDEETEIVYVPLLKQRSVQELKQLQEQLPEYMFETLSFPLKSLNQFYNKLSKGLSKDV, from the coding sequence ATGGATGCGTTAGCGGAGTATAAGGAAAGTGTACAGGATCGACTTGATAAGGCTGATTTAGCGGTACAAGGTGTTTTGAACGAAAATGTAAAGCTGCAAAGACAGCTGGAATTAAAGCAACAGGAGATTGAATCTCTGAAGGAGCAGCTGGCGTCGGAGCGGAACCGGGCAGAGACAGCGGAGTCTGAAAAGGGGGATGCGGAGGAACAAAACGAGATCTTGAAGGACTTGTTCGAGCAGCTATGTGGAGTACGGATCCATAAGACGTACGAGGACGATCTAGGCCTATGGTTTGACACGAGCCAGGGGAACAAGCACGGTATCATGGACTACAAGCTTGGGTTTGTAAAGGGGAAGGACGAGGAGACGGAAATAGTGTACGTGCCCTTGCTGAAGCAGAGGTCTGTGCAAGAATTGAAACAGTTGCAGGAGCAATTGCCGGAATATATGTTTGAGACTCTCAGTTTCCCGTTAAAGTCGCTGAACCAGTTTTACAACAAGCTTTCGAAGGGGTTGTCGAAGGACGTGTAA